The Sinomicrobium kalidii region GGCATCGGCGAGACGCAATGTGGAATTTACCGATACCGACGCCCGGATACTCAAACATGTCTTTGAGGCCACCAAAAAATGGCGAAAAGGATGACCTTTCCCGGAGTACTTATTCCGGGAGGGTATCGTTGAACAGCTTTAAAATCCGTTTGTATTCATCCGTCCAGCTACTGGGTTCAACAAAACCGTGGTCTTCGGCGGGGTAAACGGCCATTTCCCAGTTGTCTTTTCCCAGTTCGATGAGGCGTTGCGACAATCGGACCACATCCTGAAAATGTACGTTTACATCTACCATGCCGTGTGCTATTAGCAGGTTGCCTTTTAAACCTTCCGCAAAATAAATGGGGGACGAACGGCGATAGGCCTTGGGGTCTTTTGCAGGTTCGTTCAGGATATTGGACGTATAACCGTGATTGTAATGCGCCCAGTCTGTTACCGAGCGGAGTGCGGCCCCGGAAGTGAAAGTGTCGCTTTCGTTGAACATGGCCATGAGAGTGATGAACCCGCCGTAACTTCCGCCGTAAATCCCGATTTTATCTTTGTCAATACCGTGTTCGGCTACAAGATATCTGGCCCCGTCCACCTGGTCAGAAAGGTCTTTTCCGCCCATGTGCCGGTAAATGGCCGTACGCCAGTCCCTGCCGTATCCCGCACTGCCACGGTAATCGATATCCAGTACGGTGTAGCCCAGGTCGGTCAGCAGGTTGTGGAACATGTATTCCCTGAAGTAAGACGACCACCATTTATGAACATTCTGCAGGTACCCCGCACCGTGAACAAAAATAACAGCAGCATTGTTTTTTACACCCGCTTCCGGGACATATAAACGGGCAGGGATTTCCGTACCATCAGACGCCGTAAAAGAGATCAACTTCGGATCGCGCCAGGAATAGGCGCTGAAAGCTTCGGATTGTCCGGAAGTGAGCTGTACCGCTTCGGTATTGGGGGTGTTCTTTTTCAGATAGAGTTCCCATGGTTTGTTGCTGTAGGAATGCCGTATGGCCAGGTATTTTTCGTCGGGTGAGAGCGTTACCTGGTTGTTGCCGGTCATAGAGGTGAGCTTCGTCATTTTCCCGCCGTATACGGGCATTCTGTAAAAATGACGTTCTCCCGGGTGTACCTCGGAAGTGGTAAGATACCAGCTTTTCCTGTCCTTGGAAAGTACGGGGTTAAATACTTCAAACTCCCCGGAAGTAAGCGCTTTTTTCTTTCCGGTAGTCACGTCCAGCAGATACAGGTGCGAATAGCCCGTTTCTTCCGATTGGAAATAAATGTGTTTGTTATCGGGCAGCCAGCCCAGGGTGCCCCCTCCCATGGTCCAGCCGATGCCGGGGCCCGCGATCCAGGCTTCGTCCCGTTGGCGGTCCAGGGTTTTTAAACTGCCGTCTTCCGGATTGAGCAGGGCTATCCAGCGGTCTTTGTTGTCTTTGGAACGTATGTTGACCACAGCGTGTTCTCCGTTGTCCGAAAAGTATACATCGGTAACCATAACCTGTCGTTCTTCCGCTTTCCATTCCCTGTCGGGATAATCCTTTACGTAATCCGGGAGATCGGTTATTCCGGGCAATGTTCCTGTATTTACAATGTATACGGTGTCTTTTTCCAGGTTGTATATACCGAGTTCAACCACGGCGGTCCGTTCACCTACCTTGGCCCTGGTATTCAGGTCGCTGGTATAGCCTGAAGCGTCAATATAGTCGGGGACGATGGTCTTTTTGGCCTTGTTCCGGGTTACCAGACTGAAAGTGGCGTATTTCTCATCCGGGGAAAGCTGCTGGTCGTATACGTTCTTATCTCCGGAGTAGAATATAAAGGGATCTTCTTCAGATACCATTTCCCGGTAGGTTTCGGCCTGTTTTTTCTTTTCTTCCCTTTCCCGGACCACACTAAGCAGTTCCAGGTTATTCTCCTGCAACCATTTGTTCTTTTCAGAACGTTCTTTTTCCTTATCTGAATCGGGTTCCCCGCTTTTTATATGCGTCACTTGTTCCAATGTTCCGTCGGTCAGGGAATACACAAAGAGATTATTTTCCATTTCAAGGGCAATCCTGCTTTCATCGGCGAGAAACCGGGGAGAAGTGATAGTATTTCCCAGTTGCAACAAAATTGTTTTCTCCCTTTTTTTCAGGTCGTAGAGGTAGAGTTTGTTCGCTTTGGTATAGAGTTTTTTTGTCTTTGCCTTGTTGTAATCCCCTTCGCGTTCGGGGATCAGGGCCATTTTTTCGCGGGGAGACATTTTTACTATGGTTTTCGGATTTTTTATCCGGATACGATAAAGGGAATCCGAAGGATCGTTGTCTCTGTTGTATTTGAAATAGATGGTTTCCCCGTGTTCGCCCCACTGTACGTCTGACGGGAAAGTTCCCATCCAGCGGGTATCCTGCATGATTTTTTCGACCGAAAGGGCACTTGTCTGTGCGTTCAGGTTATAGGAGAGGAATGTAAAAAGGAATAACAGGGTGATTTTTTGCAGCATGAGAAACAGGTTTTAATTGCAGTTTACGAAACTACACATTTTTTTTAATTCGGTTCCAAATACTTTGAGTACCTTTGCATTCCCTGAAGCTATATAAATAGCTCGTCCCTAAGTCTTTGAAGGGATTTTGAATTTTATAACAAGGCTTGCAAATGGAACACAGGAAAAAGGTGGCTTTTTATACACTGGGGTGCAAACTGAACTTTTCGGAGACATCTACCATTGCCCGGGGTTTTCAGGACAAGGGCTTTGACCGTGTGGGTTTCGAGGATATTGCGGATATTTATGTCGTAAATACCTGTTCGGTAACAGAAAATGCGGACCGGCAGTTCAAACATGTGGTGAAAAAGGCACTGAAGAAGAATGAAAATGCCTTTGTTGCGGCCGTTGGGTGTTATGCCCAGCTCAAACCGGAAGAACTGGCCGCCGTGGACGGGGTAGATCTTGTATTGGGCGCTACCGAAAAATTCAAGATCACGGATTATATTAATGACCTTTCTAAAAACGATTTCGGGGAAGTGCACTCCTGCGAGATCGAGGAGGCCGATTTTTATGTGGGAAGCTATTCTATTGGCGACAGAACGCGGGCATTTCTCAAAGTACAGGATGGCTGTGATTATAAATGTACCTATTGTACCATTCCGCTGGCTCGTGGAATATCGCGTAGTGATGTCCTGGAAAATGTACTGAAAAACGCAAAGGAAATATCAGAACAAAACATAAAGGAAATCGTACTTACCGGTGTTAATATCGGCGATTACGGCAAAGGTGAATTCGGGAACAAAAAACACGAACACACCTTTCTGGACTTGGTAAAGGCCCTGGACGAGGTGGAAGGTATAGAACGCCTCCGTATTTCTTCCATAGAGCCCAATTTGTTGAAAAACGAAACCATAGAATTTGTAGCGGGAAGCCGGACTTTCGTGCCTCATTTTCACGTTCCGCTGCAATCGGGAAGTAATGATATCCTGAAACGGATGCGCCGCAGGTACCTGCGTGAACTTTACGTGGACCGGGTACGTAAAATAAAAGAGGTGATGCCGCATGCGTGCATCGGGGTGGATGTAATTGTCGGGTTTCCCGGTGAAACGGATGAATATTTCCTGGAGACCTATCATTTTCTCAATGAACTGGATATATCTTACCTCCACGTGTTTACCTATTCCGAACGGGCCAATACCCCGGCTGCGGAAATGGACGGTGTAGTGCCCAGAAAAGTACGGGCCAAAAGGAGTAAGATGCTTCGCGTACTTTCGGCAAAGAAGCGTCGTGCTTTCTACGAAAGCCAGTTGGGAACCACCCGTACCGTATTGTTTGAAGGAGAGAACAAGGCGGGCTATATACACGGGTTTACCGAAAATTATGTAAAAGTGAAAGCACCCTGGAACCCGGAACTGGTGAATACTCTGCACAGGATTGTCCTGAAAGACATTGATGAAGACGGCATGGTGCGCTTTGATTTTGTGGAAGAAGCGGTGTATGCTTCATAAATATGTGAATGCCCTGATAATCCCGAAACAATAATTTGATTATGAAGTATTACTTGCTTTGTACCGTGGCTCTCGTACTTCTGGGATGTGGCTGCGGGAAGCCCGGAAAAAAAGCCGTCGGCAACTATAAATCGGAAAATCTTATCATCCGGAAAATTTCAGACAATGCCTATCTGCATACTTCATTTATGAATGTCGAAGGTTTCGGAAGGGTATCCTGTAACGGAGCTGTATTTTTTGACAGGGGAGAAGCCGTGATCTTTGATACTCCCGGGCTTGTTGATGTTTCCGAAGAACTTATCCGGTGGACGGAAGATTCGCTGAAATGCAGCCTCAAGGCTGTGATCCCCACACATTTTCACACTGATTGCCTGGGCGGGCTGGATGCATTTCACAAACGTAAAATACCGTCTTACGCCAGTAATGCCACTATAGCACTGGCGCGGTCCAATGGTACTGCTGTCCCGCAGCAGGGATTTGACGTGTCAGAAAAAATAAAGGTAGGGGACAGGGAGGTTTTCCTGGAATATCTTGGAGAAGGACATACACGTGATAATATTGTCGGTTATTTTCCGGGAGACGAAATAGTGTTCGGGGGATGTCTGGTCAAGGCTTCCGGGGCAGGAAAAGGTAATCTGGAAGATGCCAATACTAAAGCATGGCCGGAAACGGTCAGAAAACTGAAATCAAGACACCCGGAGGTCAGAATGGTAATACCGGGGCACGGTGAAGCCGGAGGAACGGAGCTACTCGATTACACCATTAAGCTATTTGAGCGAAAATAAAGGTATCCCGTGATGACATTATTCTGGAGGTTCTCCGGAATAGTTGCAAAAACAAAATAAAACACCGGAACCTTCCGGTTTTCGAAATACCTTCCGGGTGTTTTGTGTCACCGAATTCCCCGGAAATTTCGGGTTTCGGGAAGAACTCCTGTTTTTCAGATACGGATACCTACGGGCAGCAAGTCTTTATATTCTTTGTGTTTTCGTAAAAACCGTGCAATTTCCGGACTGGTGGGCACTACACGCAGGTTTCGCTTTTCTACGATCTGTAGTACGGATTCGATAAAATCGTCCCTAAATCCATCGTCGAGATCTTCGGGAAAGACCAGTTTGGTCAGGAAGATCTTTTTCTCCTGGGAGGAGTACTCAATTTTGGCCAGTTTGCCACTTACTCGCAGTTCAAACTGGCGCAAAAAATCATTGTCTTTAACAGCTACTTCATTCATCGATTTTTGTTTTAAGTTTACAGGAATTACGTCATATTTGGTGTATGAAAGCCCGGCACGGCACGTGATACGGCCATAAGACAAGGCCCGGATTGGATTGTACACATGATATACACCACTTGTTTTTCATTTTAAACCTTTTCCTTGTGTAAGAATTGCAGGAGAAATGTTTCTTTTTCACAGGTAAAACCTAAATTTGTAGAGAATGCCGTACAAATAGGTTTTGAGTATTGTTTCCTGAAAAGCCGTATTAATGACAGCAGGAAACCATAGCATGGTGCGATTTGCGGGTACAAAGATACAAAAAAATACTAAGAGTCTATTATACAATCACATAACAAATTGATGAATAGTCCCAAAATCCCTGTCTATTTCATGCCCGGCATGGCCGCGAGTCCGCTTATTTTTGAACATATCCGTCTGCCTGAAGACCGTTATGAAACCTGTTTCCTGGAATGGATGCCTCCGCATAAGAACGAATCCCTGAAGGCATATGCCGGGCGAATGTGCAAAAGAATCACGCACGATAGTCCTGTACTTATAGGCGTATCCTTTGGCGGGATGCTGGTGCAGGAAATGGCGAAGTATGTAAAAGCGAAAAAGGTGATCATTGTTTCAAGTGTTAAATGCAGGGATGAATTGCCCGCAAAAATGTTGTTTGCCAGGTATACCGGGATACATAGATTACTTCCTACGGGCCTGGTGAACAACGTGGAACTTTTGGCCAGGTATGCATTTGGCGAGGCCGTGAGCAAAAGGCTGGAAATGTACGAACGCTACCTGGCTGTGAAGGATAAGAAATACATAGACTGGGCCATTGACGCCATAGTGCGGTGGGACCGGGAAGAAATCCTGCCCGGGATTGTTCACATCCACGGTGAAAGAGATCCCGTTTTTCCGATAGCCAGGATAAAGGATTGCATCCGTATAAAGCGGGGTACACATATTATGATTATCAACCGCTACAAGTGGTTTAACGAACACCTTCCTTCACTTATCGCGAATTAAAAGCTGGGGCGATCTTATATTTTGTAATACGGATTTTTTTACCTTTACAACATATTTCCTCCGTACACGGGGGATGAGAGTATGATTTCAGGAAAATTAACGTTAAAGAGTAATCGAGACAAAGATGAGAGTTATGGAATGGTTGAAAAAGGGCCTGATGGCCGTGGGGATTGTTGCACTGGCAGGGTTTTTCCTCAATTCGGTTCAGAGTGAAGGAAAAGATTCGGGAGACACCGGAAATGATCCGGAAATTAAAGACAAGGCTGTCGATGATTATAACGTATACGCCATTGACTTCGTGGAAGAGATGAGTTTTGCAGGCGAACCTGTCCCGGCGGACGAGCCGGATATACGGGAGCGCCTGGACCGGGAGATACTGGTAAATACCTACTGGCAGTCCAATGGCCTGTTGCTGATAAAACGGGCCCATAAATATTTTCCGGTGATAGAGCCCATCCTTGCCAAACACGGTGTGCCGGATGACTTTAAATACCTGGCCGTAATTGAAAGCGGATTGCAGAATGTGGTGTCCCCGGCCCGGGCAACCGGTTTCTGGCAGATCATGAGGTCCACGGGCAGGGAATACGGACTGGAGGTCAATGATAATGTAGATGAACGCTATCATTTGGAAAAGTCGACCGAAGTAGCCTGTGAATACCTGAAAAAAGCTAAGGAACGTTTCGGGAACTGGACAATGGCCGCCGCTGCTTATAATGCCGGCCAGGCCGGAATGGCCAGGCAACAGGAACGTCAGAAGGAACTGGATTACTACGATATTTTACTGGGTGAAGAAACCGGAAGGTATATTTTCAGGATACTGGCCGTGAAAGCTATACTGTCCGATCCGTATAAATACGGTTTTAATATTGAGGAGAAACACATGTACACCATGGTACCCACCAGGAAAATAAAAGTGGATTACGAGATCGATGACCTGGCCGATTTTGCCAGGGAAAACGGTATTAACTACAAGATATTGAAAATCCATAATCCCTGGCTGAGGGAGACCAGACTGAACAATAAGTCGAGAAAGGAATATTTTATAAAGATACCGAAAAAGGGATATTATAATGTAGGAAGGTAGAAGTACAAAGCGAAGGGCCGGAGTCAGAAGTATTTTGCTGCTCCTGACTCCGGACTTCCGGCAACTAAATCCTTTTCATCTGTTGCTGCATCATTTTTATCTGCTCGGCAAGCATATTCTGCTTGTCCAGTTTTTTGGCTTCGTTAAGTAACAGGGTAGCTTCCCGTTTTCTGCGTTTTTGCATGGCTATACCCGCAAGGCTCAGTTTGGCCATGGCCACGTCATAGTTCATCGAAAGTCCGAGTTTCAGGGCCTTTTTAAAATATTTTTCGGCATGGGTAAGGTTGGTTTGTGAGGCCATAATCCCGTGAAGGTAATTGTAATACCCCTGTTGTTTCCGGATAAGTGCCGCTTCCGGGTTTTTGATCTTGTTCAGCCATTTTGCCGTACCTTCAAAATCCTGTTTTCGCATACGCAGGAAAGCGAGGAGTATCATTTCATTCCTGAAATAAAGGAAGATGAACACCAGGGCCAGCAAAATGAGGAATATACCGTTTCCTATGTTCCCTTCTGTAAATTGATAAACTGCATAGCCAATAATAAGCGCAGCGATGATTAATTTTAGGTTTTTATTGAACATGTTGTGTTTTTTTAAGAATGCACTTAGGCGAACAAGGCTGCAAAGTTAAAAAAAAGTCACGGAGCACAGATGACATTACTGCAAATTTCCGGGAATCCTATCAGTTAGAAAGAAAAGTGTGTAGTATGGCATAGTCCCTTGCGTATAATG contains the following coding sequences:
- the bla gene encoding subclass B1 metallo-beta-lactamase, which translates into the protein MKYYLLCTVALVLLGCGCGKPGKKAVGNYKSENLIIRKISDNAYLHTSFMNVEGFGRVSCNGAVFFDRGEAVIFDTPGLVDVSEELIRWTEDSLKCSLKAVIPTHFHTDCLGGLDAFHKRKIPSYASNATIALARSNGTAVPQQGFDVSEKIKVGDREVFLEYLGEGHTRDNIVGYFPGDEIVFGGCLVKASGAGKGNLEDANTKAWPETVRKLKSRHPEVRMVIPGHGEAGGTELLDYTIKLFERK
- a CDS encoding DUF2892 domain-containing protein, coding for MFNKNLKLIIAALIIGYAVYQFTEGNIGNGIFLILLALVFIFLYFRNEMILLAFLRMRKQDFEGTAKWLNKIKNPEAALIRKQQGYYNYLHGIMASQTNLTHAEKYFKKALKLGLSMNYDVAMAKLSLAGIAMQKRRKREATLLLNEAKKLDKQNMLAEQIKMMQQQMKRI
- a CDS encoding lytic transglycosylase domain-containing protein, with the protein product MEWLKKGLMAVGIVALAGFFLNSVQSEGKDSGDTGNDPEIKDKAVDDYNVYAIDFVEEMSFAGEPVPADEPDIRERLDREILVNTYWQSNGLLLIKRAHKYFPVIEPILAKHGVPDDFKYLAVIESGLQNVVSPARATGFWQIMRSTGREYGLEVNDNVDERYHLEKSTEVACEYLKKAKERFGNWTMAAAAYNAGQAGMARQQERQKELDYYDILLGEETGRYIFRILAVKAILSDPYKYGFNIEEKHMYTMVPTRKIKVDYEIDDLADFARENGINYKILKIHNPWLRETRLNNKSRKEYFIKIPKKGYYNVGR
- the mtaB gene encoding tRNA (N(6)-L-threonylcarbamoyladenosine(37)-C(2))-methylthiotransferase MtaB, whose translation is MEHRKKVAFYTLGCKLNFSETSTIARGFQDKGFDRVGFEDIADIYVVNTCSVTENADRQFKHVVKKALKKNENAFVAAVGCYAQLKPEELAAVDGVDLVLGATEKFKITDYINDLSKNDFGEVHSCEIEEADFYVGSYSIGDRTRAFLKVQDGCDYKCTYCTIPLARGISRSDVLENVLKNAKEISEQNIKEIVLTGVNIGDYGKGEFGNKKHEHTFLDLVKALDEVEGIERLRISSIEPNLLKNETIEFVAGSRTFVPHFHVPLQSGSNDILKRMRRRYLRELYVDRVRKIKEVMPHACIGVDVIVGFPGETDEYFLETYHFLNELDISYLHVFTYSERANTPAAEMDGVVPRKVRAKRSKMLRVLSAKKRRAFYESQLGTTRTVLFEGENKAGYIHGFTENYVKVKAPWNPELVNTLHRIVLKDIDEDGMVRFDFVEEAVYAS
- a CDS encoding GNAT family N-acetyltransferase — its product is MNEVAVKDNDFLRQFELRVSGKLAKIEYSSQEKKIFLTKLVFPEDLDDGFRDDFIESVLQIVEKRNLRVVPTSPEIARFLRKHKEYKDLLPVGIRI
- a CDS encoding S9 family peptidase, whose protein sequence is MLQKITLLFLFTFLSYNLNAQTSALSVEKIMQDTRWMGTFPSDVQWGEHGETIYFKYNRDNDPSDSLYRIRIKNPKTIVKMSPREKMALIPEREGDYNKAKTKKLYTKANKLYLYDLKKREKTILLQLGNTITSPRFLADESRIALEMENNLFVYSLTDGTLEQVTHIKSGEPDSDKEKERSEKNKWLQENNLELLSVVREREEKKKQAETYREMVSEEDPFIFYSGDKNVYDQQLSPDEKYATFSLVTRNKAKKTIVPDYIDASGYTSDLNTRAKVGERTAVVELGIYNLEKDTVYIVNTGTLPGITDLPDYVKDYPDREWKAEERQVMVTDVYFSDNGEHAVVNIRSKDNKDRWIALLNPEDGSLKTLDRQRDEAWIAGPGIGWTMGGGTLGWLPDNKHIYFQSEETGYSHLYLLDVTTGKKKALTSGEFEVFNPVLSKDRKSWYLTTSEVHPGERHFYRMPVYGGKMTKLTSMTGNNQVTLSPDEKYLAIRHSYSNKPWELYLKKNTPNTEAVQLTSGQSEAFSAYSWRDPKLISFTASDGTEIPARLYVPEAGVKNNAAVIFVHGAGYLQNVHKWWSSYFREYMFHNLLTDLGYTVLDIDYRGSAGYGRDWRTAIYRHMGGKDLSDQVDGARYLVAEHGIDKDKIGIYGGSYGGFITLMAMFNESDTFTSGAALRSVTDWAHYNHGYTSNILNEPAKDPKAYRRSSPIYFAEGLKGNLLIAHGMVDVNVHFQDVVRLSQRLIELGKDNWEMAVYPAEDHGFVEPSSWTDEYKRILKLFNDTLPE
- a CDS encoding alpha/beta fold hydrolase; this encodes MNSPKIPVYFMPGMAASPLIFEHIRLPEDRYETCFLEWMPPHKNESLKAYAGRMCKRITHDSPVLIGVSFGGMLVQEMAKYVKAKKVIIVSSVKCRDELPAKMLFARYTGIHRLLPTGLVNNVELLARYAFGEAVSKRLEMYERYLAVKDKKYIDWAIDAIVRWDREEILPGIVHIHGERDPVFPIARIKDCIRIKRGTHIMIINRYKWFNEHLPSLIAN